A region from the Methylocella sp. genome encodes:
- a CDS encoding lysylphosphatidylglycerol synthase domain-containing protein, with amino-acid sequence MHKHPRPGSGGAGGPSGFLDEAKPLALGATLDDAQEQIAAAAIARRHSIGKKLAAGLSLAIAAFSIYILGRTLSAVNLGDLSEAIAATGGDQIAAAVLLAAVSFTALTGYDALALRQLRVRVPYKTTALASFTSYAISFTLGFPLITAGTVRYWIYSQVGLAASKVASLTLVAGVTFWFGMIFVIGAGLAFRSEAISAINHFTPALNLLIGVGLLGGILAYLVWVTIRRRNVRFQGFRLELPGLGLSLGQILLGIIDQCAAAGVLYVLLPTHSTIDFFTFAATYVFGCILGVASNAPGGIGVFEATMLKAVPGVAQEPLLASLLLFRAIYYLAPFVLALALLGAHESFRRWRSLREAMRRTEAQVDDLG; translated from the coding sequence ATGCATAAACATCCACGGCCGGGTTCTGGCGGAGCCGGCGGCCCGAGCGGTTTTTTGGACGAGGCGAAGCCGCTCGCTCTAGGCGCGACGCTGGATGACGCGCAGGAACAGATTGCAGCCGCCGCCATAGCGCGGCGCCATTCAATTGGAAAAAAGCTCGCCGCTGGCTTAAGCCTCGCCATTGCGGCTTTTTCGATTTACATCCTCGGACGCACGCTCTCGGCCGTTAATCTCGGCGATTTGAGCGAGGCGATTGCCGCGACCGGAGGCGACCAGATCGCCGCCGCGGTGCTGCTGGCCGCGGTCTCATTCACCGCTTTGACCGGCTATGACGCTCTAGCTCTGCGCCAGCTCCGCGTCCGCGTCCCTTATAAAACCACGGCGCTCGCCTCGTTTACGAGCTACGCCATTTCTTTCACCCTCGGCTTCCCTTTGATCACCGCGGGCACCGTTCGATACTGGATTTATTCCCAGGTCGGCCTCGCGGCGAGCAAAGTCGCCAGCCTGACCCTCGTCGCCGGCGTGACGTTCTGGTTCGGCATGATCTTTGTAATCGGCGCGGGCCTTGCCTTCAGATCCGAGGCGATCAGCGCGATCAACCATTTCACTCCCGCTCTCAATTTGCTGATCGGCGTCGGTTTGCTTGGCGGCATCCTCGCTTATCTTGTCTGGGTGACGATCCGCCGCCGCAATGTGCGCTTTCAAGGCTTTCGACTCGAACTTCCAGGTCTTGGTCTGTCGCTCGGCCAGATCCTGCTTGGCATTATTGATCAATGCGCAGCTGCCGGCGTTCTTTACGTCCTGCTGCCGACGCATAGCACCATCGATTTCTTCACCTTCGCGGCCACCTATGTGTTTGGCTGCATCCTTGGAGTCGCCAGCAACGCCCCCGGCGGCATCGGGGTCTTCGAAGCGACGATGCTGAAGGCGGTGCCGGGGGTTGCGCAGGAACCTTTGCTGGCCTCGCTGCTGCTGTTTCGCGCCATCTATTATCTTGCGCCTTTCGTCCTTGCTCTCGCCCTTCTCGGCGCACATGAGAGTTTCCGCCGCTGGAGGAGCTTGCGCGAGGCGATGCGGCGCACCGAGGCGCAAGTGGACGATCTCGGCTAG
- a CDS encoding ATP-binding protein, with the protein MSNQLARDRLVISRLIDALPEAVIVVGADDRVLAINFPAQALFPAVQPDHPLARGLRSPDVLDAVMRARASGHPERATWLERVPVERFFELNVAAMEGSDIGPAMILTLRDLSEARRVERMRVDFVANASHELRTPLASLLGFVETLQGPAREDAPARVKFLAIMREQAQRMTRLVDDLLSLSRIEQNLHLRPQSPVDLVAILRHIADTLTPMARDNDVVLKVDVPTSVVVSGDRDELLRVVENLVENAIKYGACDLTSSSRDVDITLKARERQCVLSVRDYGPGIAPEHLPRLTERFYRVDAGQSRAKGGTGLGLAIVKHIVARHRGRLGIESTVGEGATFSVTLPLHVR; encoded by the coding sequence ATGAGTAACCAACTGGCTCGCGACCGTCTTGTCATTAGCCGCTTGATTGACGCATTGCCTGAGGCGGTCATTGTCGTCGGCGCGGACGATCGGGTTCTTGCGATCAATTTTCCGGCGCAAGCGCTGTTCCCGGCGGTGCAGCCAGATCATCCTTTGGCGCGCGGGCTGCGGTCGCCGGACGTGCTCGATGCGGTGATGCGCGCCCGCGCGTCCGGCCATCCTGAACGCGCGACTTGGCTCGAGCGCGTGCCGGTCGAACGATTCTTCGAACTAAACGTCGCCGCAATGGAGGGATCGGACATTGGACCGGCTATGATTCTGACCTTGCGAGACCTCAGCGAGGCTCGCCGGGTCGAACGGATGCGGGTCGATTTCGTCGCCAACGCAAGCCATGAATTGCGCACGCCGCTCGCATCTCTGCTTGGTTTCGTGGAGACGCTCCAGGGGCCGGCGCGGGAGGACGCCCCGGCCCGCGTGAAGTTTCTCGCCATCATGCGGGAGCAGGCGCAGCGGATGACCCGCCTCGTCGATGACCTTCTATCCCTGTCGCGAATTGAACAGAACCTGCATCTGCGTCCGCAATCCCCGGTTGATTTGGTCGCAATCCTTCGCCACATAGCCGATACGCTGACGCCAATGGCGCGCGATAACGATGTTGTCCTGAAGGTTGATGTTCCAACTTCGGTCGTCGTTAGCGGCGATCGCGACGAATTGCTGCGAGTTGTCGAAAATCTCGTCGAAAACGCGATCAAGTACGGCGCCTGCGATTTAACCAGTTCTAGCCGCGACGTTGACATCACGCTCAAAGCGCGGGAGCGTCAATGCGTATTGAGCGTGCGCGACTACGGTCCGGGGATCGCGCCTGAGCATCTGCCACGCCTGACCGAGCGTTTCTATCGGGTTGACGCCGGCCAAAGCCGGGCCAAAGGCGGCACAGGCCTTGGTCTCGCCATCGTCAAACATATCGTCGCGCGCCATCGCGGCAGACTCGGCATCGAATCGACGGTCGGCGAAGGCGCGACCTTCAGCGTGACTTTGCCCTTGCACGTAAGATGA
- the pstS gene encoding phosphate ABC transporter substrate-binding protein PstS translates to MNFSFLRTALAAATLSLAVCASADAATITGAGATFPFPIYAKWAQAYKAVSGNDLNYQSIGSGGGIKQIKAKTVTFGATDAPLTADELAASGLAQWPMVIGGIVPVLNLDGVNAGELTLDGPTLAKIFSGAIKTWDDPAIQKLNSGVKLPSAAIAVVHRSDGSGTTFNFTNYLSKVSPDWKNSVGVNTAVEWPVGIGAKGNEGVANNVVQTKNSIGYIEYAYAMQNKMTYAKMINQAGKTVAPSISSFQAAAGNADWEHAPGFYQILTDQPGAGSWPITAATFILMPKAPQDVAAAKEALKFFDWAFANGAKSAEELDYIPLPSSLIALIKKTWASDIKDTDGKALLN, encoded by the coding sequence ATGAATTTCTCGTTCCTGCGAACGGCGCTAGCAGCGGCGACTTTGAGCCTCGCTGTTTGCGCATCGGCCGATGCGGCCACTATCACCGGCGCCGGCGCGACGTTCCCCTTTCCGATCTACGCCAAATGGGCGCAGGCTTATAAGGCCGTGAGCGGCAACGACCTGAATTATCAGTCGATCGGTTCCGGCGGCGGGATCAAGCAGATCAAGGCCAAGACGGTTACCTTCGGAGCGACCGATGCGCCGCTCACCGCCGATGAGCTCGCGGCCAGCGGCCTCGCGCAATGGCCGATGGTGATTGGCGGCATCGTGCCGGTTCTTAATCTCGATGGCGTCAACGCTGGCGAACTTACGCTCGATGGGCCAACCCTCGCCAAGATCTTCTCGGGCGCCATCAAAACCTGGGACGATCCCGCGATTCAAAAGCTGAACAGCGGCGTCAAATTGCCGTCGGCCGCGATCGCCGTCGTGCATCGCTCGGACGGGTCCGGCACAACCTTCAACTTCACCAATTATCTTTCGAAGGTTTCTCCTGACTGGAAGAATTCCGTCGGCGTGAACACGGCGGTCGAATGGCCGGTTGGCATCGGCGCCAAGGGTAATGAAGGCGTCGCGAATAACGTCGTGCAGACCAAGAATTCGATTGGCTACATCGAATACGCCTATGCCATGCAGAACAAGATGACGTACGCCAAAATGATCAATCAGGCGGGCAAGACGGTGGCCCCGTCGATCTCAAGCTTCCAGGCCGCGGCGGGCAACGCCGACTGGGAGCACGCTCCCGGCTTCTACCAGATTCTGACCGACCAGCCTGGAGCCGGTTCTTGGCCGATCACAGCCGCGACCTTCATCTTGATGCCGAAGGCGCCGCAGGATGTGGCCGCCGCGAAGGAAGCCCTGAAGTTTTTCGATTGGGCCTTCGCCAACGGAGCTAAGTCCGCAGAGGAGCTCGACTATATTCCGCTGCCTTCATCTTTGATTGCGCTGATCAAGAAGACTTGGGCGTCCGACATCAAAGACACGGATGGCAAAGCTTTGCTGAATTAA